From the Halorhabdus utahensis DSM 12940 genome, one window contains:
- a CDS encoding FAD-dependent oxidoreductase: protein MSTHVAVVGAYGSAGAAVAGDLADDPEIELTLIDDGDPGGGLCILRGCMPSKEVLSAAEHRFAARKDERLVGDVPDVDVEAVVERKDQHTSGFAQHRRDAIAELAEQDNVEFIHDTARFVDDRVLEVDGRRIEPDYVVIATGSNVAIPPIPGIEDVPVGTSADVLDRTEFGDSAIALGLGYIGLELVPYLTEAADMDLTVVEALPDVLEEADEPFGEELLDYYKEHFDVDVLLDAEGQHVEQTADGGVRMTVDVGDETRTIEADELFAFTGREPALDRLGIENTSLSPGEGWVSDTMQAAGDDRVFVVGDVNGREPILHVAKEEGFTAAENIRHLRDGESLDEYENVHHHVIFSGLGVLPYARVGHSVESAEAAGLDFVTATRDASSDGVFKTKDVADGLARLVVGTDGTVLGYQGLHYHADVMAKTMQLAVEMELDVREIPDRAYHPTTPEVLDGLIGDTAAKLD from the coding sequence ATGAGCACACACGTTGCAGTCGTCGGTGCGTACGGGAGTGCCGGCGCGGCAGTCGCCGGTGATCTTGCCGACGATCCCGAGATCGAACTCACACTGATCGATGACGGCGATCCCGGCGGCGGGCTCTGTATCCTTCGCGGGTGTATGCCTTCGAAGGAAGTTTTGTCGGCCGCCGAACACCGATTTGCGGCCCGGAAGGACGAGCGACTCGTCGGCGATGTTCCGGACGTCGACGTCGAGGCCGTCGTCGAGCGCAAGGACCAGCACACGTCGGGGTTCGCACAGCACCGCCGCGACGCGATCGCTGAGCTGGCCGAGCAGGACAACGTCGAGTTCATCCACGACACCGCCCGGTTCGTCGACGACCGCGTCCTCGAGGTCGACGGTCGCCGGATCGAGCCCGATTACGTCGTGATCGCGACGGGATCGAACGTCGCGATCCCGCCGATCCCCGGCATCGAGGACGTCCCAGTCGGGACAAGTGCCGACGTCCTCGACCGGACCGAGTTCGGCGACTCCGCGATCGCGCTGGGACTCGGATACATCGGGCTGGAACTCGTCCCGTACCTGACCGAGGCCGCCGACATGGATCTGACTGTCGTCGAGGCGCTCCCCGACGTCCTCGAGGAGGCCGACGAGCCCTTCGGCGAGGAACTGCTCGACTACTACAAGGAGCACTTCGACGTCGACGTGCTGCTGGACGCCGAGGGCCAGCACGTCGAGCAGACAGCGGACGGCGGCGTCCGGATGACTGTCGACGTTGGCGACGAGACACGCACCATCGAAGCCGACGAGTTGTTCGCTTTCACCGGCCGCGAACCGGCACTCGATCGGCTCGGCATCGAGAACACGTCACTCTCGCCAGGCGAGGGCTGGGTCTCCGACACGATGCAGGCCGCAGGCGACGACCGGGTGTTCGTCGTCGGCGACGTCAACGGCCGCGAACCGATCCTTCACGTCGCCAAGGAGGAGGGCTTTACCGCCGCCGAGAACATCCGTCATCTCCGAGACGGCGAATCCCTCGACGAGTACGAGAACGTTCACCACCACGTTATTTTCTCCGGGCTCGGCGTGCTTCCCTATGCCCGCGTCGGGCACTCCGTTGAGTCGGCCGAGGCTGCCGGCCTGGACTTTGTGACGGCCACTCGGGACGCATCAAGCGACGGCGTGTTCAAGACGAAAGACGTTGCCGACGGACTCGCACGGCTGGTCGTCGGCACCGACGGCACTGTTTTGGGGTATCAGGGACTGCACTATCACGCCGATGTGATGGCCAAGACGATGCAACTCGCCGTCGAGATGGAACTCGATGTTCGAGAAATCCCCGATCGGGCATACCACCCGACGACGCCCGAAGTTCTCGACGGTCTCATCGGCGATACGGCGGCAAAACTCGACTGA
- a CDS encoding DUF7110 family protein, producing MTSRVYRLHSTLELPLEDVHDHFDDPDLPEAIDDVEITRRNNTLILSAVADDESISKYTPTAQLKASVTENRVYEEEPEPPRGTGGGGQWGALAEEEEEEIESELVEYACFKGDRETVLQNTSLQFPMFEVLCGIAEIAEKGTLTAIIAIDEELRAVQIVDGERTPASITVTEDPADDQGEDGVDWRDNEFIH from the coding sequence ATGACGAGCCGCGTATACAGACTTCATTCGACGCTCGAACTGCCCCTCGAAGACGTCCACGATCACTTCGACGACCCCGACTTACCCGAAGCGATCGACGACGTCGAGATCACGCGACGGAACAACACGCTGATTTTGAGCGCGGTCGCCGACGACGAGTCGATCAGCAAGTACACGCCGACGGCCCAGCTCAAGGCCAGCGTCACGGAAAATCGCGTCTACGAGGAAGAACCCGAACCGCCGCGGGGTACCGGCGGTGGCGGCCAGTGGGGGGCACTCGCCGAAGAGGAAGAAGAGGAGATCGAATCGGAACTCGTCGAGTACGCCTGCTTCAAGGGCGACCGCGAGACTGTCCTCCAGAACACGAGCCTGCAGTTCCCGATGTTCGAGGTACTGTGTGGCATCGCCGAGATCGCCGAGAAGGGGACGCTCACCGCAATCATTGCGATCGACGAGGAACTCCGAGCCGTCCAGATCGTCGACGGCGAGCGAACGCCCGCCTCGATCACCGTCACGGAAGACCCTGCCGACGACCAGGGAGAGGACGGGGTCGACTGGCGCGACAACGAATTCATCCACTGA
- a CDS encoding phosphoadenosine phosphosulfate reductase family protein produces MTSAAEFPASVDVDYTDGDGEGPDDYPSIEHQIEKAIEVTKTGLEQYDNPVVMWTGGKDSTLTLYFVKEVADRFDLEVPPVVFIDHYQHFDELIDFCKHWAEEWDLEIIWARNTDVGDYVDENGLEPGDDIPVDALSEHNQHHIRNILEYEEDTFPFLLDTYVGNHLLKTVALNDAIEEHDVDGILSGVRWDEQEARADETFFSPRHDPDIYPPHDRIQPILQFAEADVWEAFWNFVVPDTVEEFPEEGYVPQGSEDLPDGLTKEDVPVSPKYFAGFRSLGSEVSTDKAAEEPAWLQDMANTTERAGRAQDKEDLMERLRDLGYM; encoded by the coding sequence ATGACGAGCGCAGCCGAATTCCCCGCGTCCGTCGACGTCGATTATACCGACGGCGACGGCGAGGGGCCGGACGACTACCCGAGCATCGAACACCAGATCGAGAAGGCCATCGAGGTCACGAAGACCGGGCTCGAGCAGTACGACAACCCAGTCGTGATGTGGACCGGCGGTAAGGACTCCACGCTGACGTTGTATTTCGTCAAGGAGGTCGCCGACCGCTTCGACCTGGAGGTCCCCCCGGTCGTCTTCATCGACCACTACCAGCACTTCGACGAGCTCATCGACTTCTGTAAGCACTGGGCCGAGGAGTGGGATCTCGAAATCATCTGGGCACGAAACACCGACGTCGGCGACTACGTCGACGAGAACGGGCTGGAGCCGGGCGACGACATCCCTGTCGATGCGCTGAGCGAGCACAACCAGCACCACATCCGGAACATCCTCGAGTACGAGGAGGACACGTTCCCGTTCCTGCTGGATACCTACGTGGGCAACCACCTGCTGAAGACCGTCGCGCTGAACGACGCCATCGAAGAGCACGACGTCGACGGGATTCTCAGCGGCGTCCGCTGGGACGAACAGGAGGCCCGCGCCGACGAGACGTTCTTCAGCCCGCGCCACGACCCCGACATCTACCCGCCGCACGATCGGATTCAGCCGATCCTTCAGTTCGCCGAGGCTGACGTCTGGGAGGCCTTCTGGAACTTCGTCGTCCCGGACACGGTCGAGGAATTCCCCGAGGAGGGATACGTTCCCCAGGGCTCCGAGGACCTGCCCGACGGACTCACCAAGGAAGACGTGCCGGTCTCGCCGAAGTACTTCGCCGGCTTCCGGTCGCTGGGAAGCGAAGTCAGCACCGACAAAGCCGCTGAAGAGCCCGCCTGGCTCCAGGACATGGCCAACACGACCGAGCGCGCCGGCCGCGCCCAGGACAAGGAAGACCTGATGGAGCGCCTGCGCGATCTCGGCTACATGTAG
- a CDS encoding PAS domain-containing protein, which produces MSETAESVRILHVDDDPDFLDITAEFLQRENEQFTVDVATSAADGLDRLTENAYDCIVSDYEMPGQDGIEFLKAVRKDHPDLPFVLYTGKGSETIASEAISAGVSEYLQKGSGTDQYTVLANRIENLVSRREAEITVARYDQRERESERYRRELLDITADPDTTTDEKAHQLLELGRERLGAENGHLVKIDEDRNRHEVISVTGSEIVQKGVTDLSKTYCRQTIDSDSIFDVHDAPGAGWEDDPAYQQFELGCYIGRKLLVEGELFGTLCYVSSDPREEPFTNDEKTFFELLARWFTQLLERKRYRCQAETVFEHAQDGIFLIDVSPEQRFRIRRVNRAYEALTGHSTKDIEGKSPTDIYGADIGTEIETQYRECVDREEPIEYEVALPVGPHDEPRQFHTKLAPVVEAGTVVELVGATRDVTQRKERQSKLEAERAFIEETLNSLEDVLYLINPDGSLRRWNDRLGAVTGYDDEEIETMAATDFFPPEERERIADAIDEALATGRAVVEADVLTAAGERTPYEFTGTRLTDSSGDVLGVVGIGRDIAGHKERERELRQYQQILDAMLDPATVMNEDGEYTVVNNAMAAVHEMQAEELIGEPSPFIRELREARSDDPYRELVDGEREEYRGEYTMEIPDADPIYFEYRLSRLTIDGRFCGIVAVGRDVTDRKRREETLEALHKRTRPFITTPDQEVVAEHAVETVASVLDQGINTVWLYDEDSETLEPAAWTDAAAELLGEMPSYTGEGSLTWDAFRSGEVLVIDEMSTVNGRHNPQTPIRSEIILPLGEYGVMNIGSTEPDAFEDIDISLARVLGDMVEAALIRTDREEELRDRRRELERQNERLEEFASLVSHDLRNPLNVAEARVQLALDERDSEHLDVAAKAIDRMGVLIDDILQLAREGERIDEMERIDLETICADCWDAVETTEATLSVESNRPIRADRSRVRQLLENLFRNAVEHGGEDVQITVGALEEGFFVADDGPGIPPDERETVFESGYTTREDGTGFGLAIVAEIADAHGWDVAVTDSEDGGARFEITAVEAP; this is translated from the coding sequence ATGAGCGAGACAGCCGAATCAGTCCGCATCCTCCACGTCGACGACGACCCGGACTTTCTCGATATCACGGCCGAATTTTTACAGCGGGAAAACGAGCAGTTCACGGTCGACGTTGCGACGAGTGCCGCGGATGGGTTGGATCGCCTCACGGAGAATGCCTACGACTGCATCGTTTCGGACTACGAGATGCCGGGCCAAGACGGGATCGAATTTCTCAAAGCCGTTCGCAAGGACCACCCCGACCTCCCGTTTGTCCTATACACCGGCAAAGGAAGCGAGACGATCGCCAGTGAGGCAATCTCGGCCGGGGTGAGCGAGTACCTCCAGAAGGGAAGCGGGACCGATCAGTACACGGTGCTTGCCAACCGGATCGAAAACCTCGTCTCCCGCCGCGAAGCCGAGATCACGGTCGCCCGGTACGACCAACGGGAGCGCGAAAGCGAGCGGTATCGGCGGGAACTTCTGGATATCACCGCCGATCCGGACACCACAACCGACGAGAAAGCCCATCAGTTGCTCGAACTGGGCCGCGAGCGCCTCGGGGCTGAGAACGGCCATCTCGTCAAGATCGACGAGGATCGGAACCGACACGAAGTGATCAGCGTGACCGGGTCCGAAATCGTCCAGAAGGGAGTAACCGACCTCTCGAAAACGTACTGTCGACAAACGATCGACTCCGACTCGATCTTCGACGTTCACGACGCCCCAGGAGCTGGCTGGGAGGACGATCCTGCCTACCAGCAATTCGAGTTGGGCTGTTACATCGGCCGGAAACTGCTCGTGGAGGGGGAGCTGTTCGGCACACTGTGTTACGTCAGCAGCGACCCGCGTGAGGAACCGTTCACCAACGACGAGAAGACGTTCTTCGAGCTGCTCGCCCGGTGGTTCACCCAATTGCTGGAACGGAAACGCTATCGGTGCCAGGCGGAGACGGTGTTCGAACACGCCCAAGATGGGATCTTCCTGATCGACGTCAGCCCCGAGCAGCGGTTTCGGATCCGGCGGGTAAATCGGGCGTACGAGGCACTGACCGGCCACTCGACCAAGGACATCGAAGGGAAAAGCCCCACCGACATCTACGGCGCTGACATCGGGACCGAAATCGAGACCCAGTATCGTGAGTGCGTCGACCGAGAAGAACCGATCGAATACGAAGTGGCGTTGCCGGTCGGTCCCCACGACGAGCCCAGGCAGTTTCACACGAAACTCGCACCCGTCGTCGAGGCGGGCACGGTCGTCGAGCTCGTCGGTGCAACCAGAGATGTTACCCAGCGCAAGGAACGACAGTCGAAACTTGAAGCCGAGCGTGCGTTCATCGAGGAAACACTCAACAGCCTCGAAGATGTGCTATACCTGATCAATCCCGATGGCAGCCTCCGTCGCTGGAACGATCGCCTCGGTGCGGTGACCGGCTACGACGACGAGGAGATCGAGACGATGGCGGCGACTGACTTTTTCCCACCAGAAGAACGCGAGCGCATCGCCGACGCGATCGACGAGGCGCTTGCGACTGGCAGGGCAGTCGTCGAGGCAGACGTCCTCACCGCCGCGGGGGAACGGACCCCCTACGAGTTCACCGGCACGCGATTGACCGACTCGTCCGGCGACGTGCTCGGGGTGGTCGGGATCGGCCGGGACATCGCCGGCCACAAGGAACGCGAACGCGAGCTCAGACAGTACCAGCAGATCCTCGACGCGATGCTCGACCCGGCGACCGTCATGAACGAGGACGGGGAGTACACTGTCGTCAACAACGCGATGGCAGCAGTCCACGAGATGCAGGCCGAAGAACTGATCGGCGAACCCAGCCCGTTCATCCGGGAGCTTCGCGAAGCGCGTTCGGACGACCCCTACCGGGAACTCGTCGATGGCGAACGCGAGGAGTATCGCGGGGAGTACACGATGGAGATCCCCGACGCCGACCCCATCTACTTCGAGTATCGGCTCAGCCGGCTGACCATCGACGGGCGCTTCTGTGGGATTGTCGCGGTGGGCCGTGACGTCACCGACCGGAAGCGCCGCGAGGAGACGCTCGAAGCCCTCCACAAACGGACGCGCCCGTTCATCACGACGCCGGATCAGGAGGTCGTTGCCGAGCACGCCGTCGAGACGGTCGCCAGTGTCCTGGACCAGGGGATCAACACTGTCTGGCTCTACGACGAGGACAGCGAGACACTGGAACCGGCCGCCTGGACCGACGCTGCCGCGGAGCTGCTGGGCGAGATGCCGAGCTATACCGGCGAAGGAAGCCTCACGTGGGACGCCTTCCGGAGCGGAGAGGTACTGGTGATCGACGAGATGAGTACGGTGAACGGCCGGCACAACCCCCAAACGCCGATCCGGAGTGAAATCATCCTCCCGCTGGGCGAGTACGGCGTAATGAACATCGGATCGACGGAACCGGACGCCTTCGAAGACATCGACATCTCGCTCGCCCGTGTCCTCGGCGACATGGTCGAAGCAGCTCTCATCCGGACGGACCGGGAGGAGGAACTCCGCGACAGACGTCGTGAGCTCGAACGCCAGAACGAGCGTCTCGAAGAGTTCGCCAGCCTCGTCAGCCACGACCTCCGCAACCCGTTGAACGTCGCCGAGGCACGGGTCCAACTCGCCCTGGACGAGCGCGACAGCGAGCACCTGGACGTCGCGGCGAAAGCGATCGACCGAATGGGTGTCCTGATCGACGATATCCTTCAACTGGCCCGGGAAGGCGAACGGATCGACGAGATGGAACGCATCGACCTCGAAACGATCTGTGCCGATTGCTGGGACGCCGTCGAGACAACCGAGGCGACGCTATCCGTCGAATCGAACCGGCCGATCCGTGCCGACCGGAGCCGGGTTCGACAGCTGCTCGAGAACCTCTTTCGAAACGCGGTCGAACACGGGGGCGAAGACGTACAGATCACGGTCGGTGCCCTGGAGGAGGGCTTTTTCGTCGCCGACGACGGGCCGGGTATCCCGCCGGACGAACGAGAAACCGTCTTCGAGAGTGGCTATACGACCCGCGAGGACGGGACCGGGTTCGGGCTCGCGATCGTCGCCGAGATCGCCGACGCACACGGCTGGGACGTCGCTGTGACCGACAGCGAGGACGGCGGCGCTCGCTTCGAGATCACCGCCGTCGAAGCCCCGTAG
- a CDS encoding transcriptional regulator: protein MDFDTLVHQPTRLQLFAYLYRHGESSFSEIVDELDMTEGNLASHMNKLEDADCVAVEKQFVDGSPQTTYRLTDHGREKFEEHVGQLEALIESLEE, encoded by the coding sequence ATGGACTTCGACACACTCGTCCACCAGCCGACGCGGCTACAACTCTTCGCGTATCTGTACCGGCACGGCGAGTCGAGCTTCTCGGAGATCGTCGACGAACTCGACATGACGGAGGGCAATCTCGCCAGCCATATGAACAAACTCGAAGACGCCGACTGCGTCGCCGTCGAAAAGCAGTTCGTGGATGGCTCCCCGCAGACGACCTACCGACTGACCGATCACGGTCGCGAGAAGTTCGAGGAGCACGTTGGACAGCTAGAGGCACTGATCGAGAGTCTCGAGGAGTGA
- a CDS encoding ABC transporter permease subunit, whose translation MSQTLTVARNDFRDVRRSKLLWGVMGIYVAFTALILYAEGTASEPDLATALFGQFFMTTLLLPLVAIAGSYLAIAGERESNTVAFLLSQPTSRAAVVAGKFLSRSLLIVGSLLVAFVVGGIIAVVMYPSLELGVVGPFVVLSIVFVGAYVGPSVAISAMTDTRSRAIAGAAGFYVLTDVLIVFGNFSLVNALRFLFAETLGLELGQHFYDFVFNLTPAGSHLNTMYFIFDPSTYQQLPALDATQPFYLKPWFSVVILLAWTVVPLAIGYWRFRGAELG comes from the coding sequence ATGAGCCAGACGCTGACCGTCGCGCGGAACGACTTCCGTGACGTTCGGCGCTCGAAACTCCTGTGGGGCGTGATGGGGATCTACGTCGCGTTTACGGCGCTGATCCTCTACGCGGAGGGGACAGCGTCCGAGCCTGACCTCGCCACGGCGCTGTTCGGTCAGTTCTTCATGACGACGCTGTTGCTGCCGCTGGTGGCGATCGCCGGAAGCTACCTGGCGATCGCCGGCGAGCGTGAGTCGAACACGGTCGCGTTCCTGTTGAGCCAGCCGACCTCGCGGGCGGCCGTCGTCGCCGGGAAGTTCCTCTCGCGAAGTCTGCTGATCGTCGGGTCACTGCTCGTCGCGTTCGTGGTTGGCGGGATCATCGCCGTCGTGATGTATCCGAGTCTGGAGCTGGGTGTGGTGGGACCGTTCGTCGTCCTCTCGATCGTCTTCGTCGGCGCGTACGTCGGGCCGTCGGTCGCCATCTCGGCGATGACGGACACGCGATCGCGGGCGATTGCGGGCGCGGCCGGGTTCTACGTACTCACGGACGTTCTGATCGTCTTCGGGAACTTCTCGCTGGTCAACGCGCTCCGGTTCCTCTTCGCCGAGACGCTCGGTCTGGAACTCGGCCAGCACTTCTACGATTTCGTGTTCAATCTCACACCGGCGGGCTCACATCTGAACACGATGTATTTCATCTTCGACCCGAGTACGTATCAACAACTTCCGGCCCTGGACGCCACCCAGCCGTTCTACCTGAAACCCTGGTTCAGTGTCGTGATCCTGCTCGCCTGGACTGTCGTGCCGCTGGCGATCGGCTACTGGCGCTTCCGGGGTGCGGAACTCGGGTGA
- a CDS encoding ABC transporter ATP-binding protein translates to MTAIEIDGLGKEYGDLTALDGLDLSVETGEVYGFLGPNGAGKSTTINLLLGFLDPSSGSATVLGHDIERESRALRRRIGVLPEAFSPYERLTAREHVKYAADLKDVAVDPDVLLDRVGLTEDAWDRSAGGFSTGMEQRLALACALVGDPEVLILDEPSSGLDPRGMAELRELIREEAADGTTVFFSSHILSEVEAVCDRIGILVDGGLVAEGTIDELRDGTETHSPLDVRVDAVPEGFDLTDLDGVASMSVEDSTLSALVTDAGAKIEVIRRVDQVAEIRDVISEPASLEALFDRYANGDSAAEGMEDADGSSDDADGSTEEADAGSTEATA, encoded by the coding sequence ATGACTGCCATCGAGATCGACGGCCTCGGAAAGGAATACGGCGACCTGACAGCCCTCGATGGACTCGACCTCAGCGTCGAGACGGGCGAAGTCTACGGCTTTCTCGGCCCGAACGGGGCGGGGAAGTCGACGACGATCAACCTCCTGCTTGGCTTTCTCGATCCATCTTCGGGCTCGGCGACGGTGCTCGGCCACGATATCGAACGCGAGTCCCGAGCGCTTCGCCGGCGCATCGGTGTCCTGCCGGAAGCATTCTCGCCCTACGAACGGCTCACCGCCCGCGAACACGTCAAATACGCGGCCGATCTCAAGGACGTGGCTGTCGACCCGGACGTACTTCTCGACAGAGTGGGGCTCACCGAGGACGCATGGGACCGGTCTGCCGGTGGGTTCTCGACCGGGATGGAGCAACGGCTCGCGCTGGCCTGCGCACTCGTTGGTGATCCCGAGGTGTTGATCCTCGACGAACCCTCCTCCGGGCTCGATCCGCGCGGGATGGCCGAGCTGCGCGAGCTGATCCGCGAGGAAGCCGCCGACGGGACGACCGTCTTCTTCTCGAGTCACATCCTCTCGGAGGTCGAAGCCGTCTGTGACCGGATAGGGATTCTGGTCGACGGTGGCCTCGTGGCCGAGGGGACGATCGACGAACTCAGAGACGGGACCGAGACGCATTCGCCGCTGGACGTTCGCGTGGACGCGGTGCCGGAGGGCTTCGACCTCACCGATCTCGATGGCGTGGCCTCTATGAGCGTCGAGGACAGCACGCTCTCTGCGCTGGTGACCGACGCTGGCGCGAAGATCGAGGTCATCCGCCGGGTCGATCAGGTCGCCGAAATCCGGGACGTCATCTCCGAGCCGGCTTCCCTCGAGGCGCTGTTCGATCGCTACGCCAACGGGGACTCAGCGGCCGAGGGGATGGAGGACGCCGACGGGTCCAGCGACGACGCTGACGGATCGACCGAGGAGGCTGACGCTGGTTCCACGGAGGCGACAGCATGA
- a CDS encoding transcription elongation factor Spt5, translated as MGIFAVKTTASQERTVADMIMNREEDSVHAALAPDSLTSYVMVEAEDASVFERILDEIPHANGVVQGKSSIKEVEHFLSPTPDVEGIAEGDIVELIAGPFKGEKAQVQRIDEGKDQVTVELYEATVPIPVTVRGDQIRVLDSEER; from the coding sequence ATGGGGATCTTCGCCGTCAAGACCACGGCCAGTCAGGAGCGCACCGTCGCGGACATGATCATGAACCGCGAGGAGGACTCGGTCCACGCGGCGCTTGCACCCGACAGCCTGACCTCCTACGTCATGGTCGAGGCCGAGGACGCCTCGGTGTTCGAACGCATTCTCGACGAGATTCCCCACGCCAACGGCGTCGTCCAGGGCAAGTCCTCGATCAAGGAAGTCGAGCACTTCCTCTCGCCGACGCCGGACGTCGAAGGGATCGCCGAGGGAGACATCGTCGAACTCATCGCCGGCCCGTTCAAGGGCGAGAAGGCCCAGGTCCAGCGCATCGACGAGGGCAAGGATCAGGTCACCGTCGAGCTCTACGAGGCGACGGTTCCGATTCCGGTTACCGTGCGTGGGGATCAAATCCGCGTACTCGACTCGGAAGAGCGGTAA
- a CDS encoding protein translocase SEC61 complex subunit gamma, producing MDVPYDITSYVRVLKLASTPSWQEFSQIAKIAGAGILLVGLLGFLIFVIMIPITGGL from the coding sequence ATGGACGTTCCGTACGATATCACGTCATACGTGCGGGTACTCAAGCTCGCGAGTACCCCCTCCTGGCAGGAGTTCTCTCAGATCGCGAAGATCGCGGGCGCGGGCATCCTTTTGGTTGGATTGCTCGGGTTCCTCATCTTCGTCATCATGATCCCGATCACGGGTGGTCTGTGA
- the ftsZ gene encoding cell division protein FtsZ, translating to MDSIIDDAMEEADDDPEESPVEGNDEPTDTAAEEPATSGQMTDEELADVVEDLETKITVVGAGGAGGNTVTRMMEEGIHGAKLVAANTDAQHLADEVKADTKILIGKKRTGGRGAGSVPKIGEEAAQENIEDIQQSIDGSDMVFVTAGLGGGTGTGAAPVIAQAAQDSGALTISIVTIPFTAEGERRRANADAGLERLRAVSDTVIVVPNDRLLDYAPSMPLQDAFKICDRVLMRSVKGMTELITKPGLVNVDFADVRTIMENGGVAMIGLGESDSENKAQDSIRSALRSPLLDVEFDGANSALVNVVGGPDMSIEEAEGVVEEIYDRIDPDARIIWGASVNHDYDGQMETMIVVTGVESPQIYGKSEAEREKAAQRMGDDIDYVE from the coding sequence ATGGACTCTATCATCGACGACGCCATGGAGGAGGCCGACGACGACCCCGAGGAGTCGCCGGTCGAGGGGAACGATGAACCGACAGACACCGCTGCCGAGGAGCCCGCGACGTCCGGCCAGATGACCGACGAGGAACTCGCCGACGTCGTCGAGGACCTCGAAACCAAGATCACGGTCGTCGGCGCGGGGGGCGCTGGCGGCAACACAGTCACCCGGATGATGGAGGAGGGGATCCACGGCGCGAAACTGGTCGCGGCCAACACCGACGCTCAGCACCTCGCCGACGAGGTCAAAGCCGACACGAAGATCCTGATCGGCAAGAAGCGCACCGGCGGTCGGGGGGCCGGCTCGGTGCCGAAGATCGGCGAGGAGGCCGCCCAGGAGAACATCGAGGACATCCAGCAGTCCATCGACGGCTCGGACATGGTCTTCGTCACCGCCGGTCTCGGCGGCGGGACGGGCACCGGCGCTGCGCCGGTGATCGCCCAGGCCGCCCAGGATTCGGGCGCGCTGACGATCTCGATCGTCACGATCCCCTTCACCGCGGAGGGCGAGCGACGGCGGGCCAACGCCGACGCCGGCCTCGAGCGCCTCCGTGCCGTCAGCGACACCGTGATCGTCGTCCCGAACGATCGACTCCTCGATTACGCGCCGTCGATGCCGCTGCAGGACGCCTTCAAGATCTGCGATCGCGTCCTCATGCGCTCGGTCAAGGGGATGACCGAACTCATCACCAAGCCCGGCCTGGTCAACGTCGACTTCGCCGACGTTCGCACGATCATGGAGAACGGTGGCGTCGCGATGATCGGCCTCGGCGAGTCCGACAGCGAGAACAAGGCCCAGGACTCGATCCGCTCGGCGCTTCGATCGCCGCTGCTCGACGTCGAGTTCGATGGCGCAAACAGCGCCCTCGTGAACGTCGTCGGTGGCCCGGACATGTCCATCGAGGAGGCCGAGGGCGTCGTCGAGGAGATCTACGACCGGATCGATCCGGACGCTCGGATCATCTGGGGCGCGTCGGTCAACCACGACTACGACGGCCAGATGGAGACGATGATCGTCGTCACGGGCGTCGAGAGTCCACAGATCTACGGCAAGAGCGAGGCCGAACGCGAGAAGGCCGCCCAGCGCATGGGCGACGACATCGACTACGTCGAGTAA
- a CDS encoding FAD-dependent oxidoreductase, with amino-acid sequence MDRTTTIVEAIRSVGSDAVAIGLATPTDFDASPGQFVKFSLPAVSDHSRFYTVSSPAVRDTFEITVEIDPDGELGPHIADLAVGDEVAISGPFGSAYYEGEDRVVVLAGGPGVGPAIGIAERALDDDGEAALVYRDDEPIHADRLDALADRGAFVRLPETDGGVADAVREAITGDPDEQVFVYGFADFLDVATDAIETAGGDAEAAKVENFG; translated from the coding sequence ATGGACCGAACAACGACGATTGTCGAGGCGATACGGTCAGTTGGCTCCGACGCGGTGGCAATCGGCTTGGCGACGCCGACGGACTTTGACGCTTCCCCGGGCCAATTCGTAAAGTTCTCGCTGCCCGCTGTGAGCGACCACTCCCGATTTTATACCGTCTCCTCGCCAGCGGTCCGCGACACGTTCGAGATCACTGTCGAGATCGACCCCGATGGGGAACTCGGACCACACATCGCCGACCTCGCGGTCGGTGACGAGGTGGCGATATCCGGCCCCTTCGGCAGTGCATACTACGAGGGCGAGGATCGTGTCGTCGTGCTCGCGGGCGGTCCCGGTGTCGGTCCTGCGATCGGGATCGCCGAGCGTGCGCTCGATGACGACGGCGAAGCCGCCCTGGTCTACCGCGACGACGAGCCGATTCACGCCGACCGGTTGGACGCGCTGGCCGACCGCGGGGCGTTCGTCCGGCTCCCCGAAACTGACGGGGGTGTCGCTGACGCGGTACGGGAGGCGATCACAGGCGACCCCGACGAGCAGGTGTTTGTCTATGGCTTCGCGGACTTTCTGGACGTGGCGACCGACGCGATCGAAACGGCCGGTGGCGACGCCGAGGCGGCCAAAGTCGAGAACTTCGGGTAA